The nucleotide window GATATTTATCGTGAAGGCTATTGGGAGCTGTTTTGCTGGTTCCTCCAAGAGGAGCTAAGGAAGACGGAGATCCACGAAGGCGGAAGCAACGTTCCGCAACGATACTTCAAGCAGATCCGAGAACGTGCTCCAGAAGGATTCAGAGAGAGAGTGAAGGAGCTTGTTGTGCAATTGTTGTAGGACAGGAGGACAACATGGCAACCCACCCGCTTGATCGTTCCCGTCTCCGCTCCCGCTACCGGTTCACTGGTACCCTGGTGCTCGAGACCGCCCTGCACATCGGTGGCGGGCGGGAGGCATCCACCGTCACCGACAGCCCCATCGTGCGCGATGGCATCGGACGGCCAATCATTCCTGGCTCCTCGTTCAAAGGCGCATTCCGGGCCGGGATGGAGAGACTCGTGCCGAACGTGGGATTCAAGACCTGCGCACTCGATAAGGCGAACCGCTGCCTCTCGATGAATAACGATCTCGCGGACAAATACCGGATGGTGAGCGAAGCCGCCAGCCGAGGCATCGTGCTGGGCGTTGGAAATAACGATCTGGCTCAGAGAGAGCGCGAGGCGTTGCGGGCGTTGCGGCGGGAGGGATGGATAGGCGAGGAGTTGAGTGAATCCCACCTGCTCGATCTGTTGGCCGAATACCTGTGCGACACGTGCAAAACATTCGGCTCCGTTCACCTTGCGGCCGCAGCGCGCTTCCACGACCTGCCCGTCATTGAGCCGTGGGCCGAAACGACGCAGATTCGGGATGGGGTGGGCATCGACCGTGACAGCGAGCGGGCGGTCGAGCAAATCAAGTTTGATTATGAGATCGTCCCGGCGCAAACCACGTTCGATTTTAGCATGACGTTGGAGAATCCAACTGAGCGTGATCTTGCGCTGATCGCATTGGGTCTCTATGAATTCATAGAGGGGATGATCCCGCTGGGCGGCATACGCTCGCGCGGGTTGGGGCGCTGTCGCCTCGTGGACATGAAGATGGCGGTAGTGGACTTCACTCAGCCAGGAGATCTGAGCGCATATCTCCAGCGCGGCTGGCCCGAAGCCACCCCATTAGGGGACTTCATCACGCGGCACATTGCTGCTTTACTACCCGGATGAACGGAGACGGAGGCGAAGATGCTGAAGCAGCTCGTAAACCAATGTGTGATCGATCTGACGATTACGCCTGATGGGCCAATCCTGATCAAGTCGGGACTGCCGACAATAAGTGGACCAGATATGGCCTTTGTGACTACGTGGCGTAATGGTACGCAAGAGGTCTACCTCCCAGGGAGTTCGCTCAAAGGGACGCTCCGCAGTCATGCCGAACGGATCGCGCGGACCCTAAATCCGGTCGCCGCCTGCAATCCGTTCGTCGAAGCAAATCAGCCAGAAGCCTTCTGCGGTCTGTGCTTCGATGTTAGAAAGAAGGCAAAGGAGCA belongs to Candidatus Methylomirabilis tolerans and includes:
- a CDS encoding CRISPR-associated RAMP protein, producing MATHPLDRSRLRSRYRFTGTLVLETALHIGGGREASTVTDSPIVRDGIGRPIIPGSSFKGAFRAGMERLVPNVGFKTCALDKANRCLSMNNDLADKYRMVSEAASRGIVLGVGNNDLAQREREALRALRREGWIGEELSESHLLDLLAEYLCDTCKTFGSVHLAAAARFHDLPVIEPWAETTQIRDGVGIDRDSERAVEQIKFDYEIVPAQTTFDFSMTLENPTERDLALIALGLYEFIEGMIPLGGIRSRGLGRCRLVDMKMAVVDFTQPGDLSAYLQRGWPEATPLGDFITRHIAALLPG